In one window of Paraflavitalea soli DNA:
- a CDS encoding sulfite exporter TauE/SafE family protein: protein MEIAGYIIAVLIGLSLGLVGGGGSIITVPVLVYLLHVEPVLATMYSLFVVGSCSLVGSVKAFKKGLVDIPVVFVFGSASMLSVFIARHHLVPLLPDHFFTIGPLVVTKAVFLMLLFGLLMLLTSVSMIRSSTRNQLAAVPAQDQPRKMLPLFLQGVGVGIVTGLLGAGGGFLIIPALVLFGKLPMKTAVGSSLTIMTFSSLFGFFSTMAQYTINWTQLLSFTTIAIGGIFIGTALSDRISANSLRKGFGWFVLIIALVVLSRELFFS, encoded by the coding sequence ATGGAAATAGCAGGCTACATTATAGCTGTATTGATTGGCCTTTCACTGGGTTTGGTGGGAGGCGGAGGCTCCATCATTACCGTACCCGTATTGGTGTACCTGCTGCATGTAGAGCCCGTTTTGGCCACCATGTACTCTTTGTTTGTGGTGGGTAGCTGTAGCCTGGTAGGTTCTGTAAAAGCTTTTAAGAAGGGATTGGTTGACATTCCCGTTGTATTTGTATTTGGCAGTGCTTCCATGCTGTCCGTATTTATTGCCCGTCATCACCTGGTGCCCTTACTGCCAGACCATTTCTTCACCATCGGCCCGTTGGTAGTTACCAAGGCCGTTTTCCTTATGCTGTTGTTTGGGCTGCTCATGTTGCTGACCTCAGTTTCTATGATCCGCTCTTCCACCAGAAATCAACTGGCTGCCGTGCCTGCACAAGACCAGCCCCGCAAAATGTTGCCCCTTTTTCTACAGGGCGTAGGAGTAGGCATTGTGACTGGATTGCTTGGCGCTGGCGGTGGATTCCTCATCATTCCTGCACTGGTATTGTTTGGTAAGCTGCCCATGAAAACTGCTGTAGGATCCTCCCTTACCATCATGACGTTTAGTTCCCTGTTTGGCTTCTTCAGCACCATGGCTCAGTATACCATTAACTGGACACAGTTATTAAGCTTTACCACTATCGCCATCGGAGGCATTTTTATCGGAACGGCCCTGTCCGACAGGATATCGGCCAACTCGCTCCGGAAGGGATTTGGATGGTTTGTATTGATCATCGCTCTTGTAGTACTCAGCCGCGAGCTATTCTTTTCCTAA